The genomic DNA TACTGACAGCAAGAGAGATTCAACAATGGACACTAGGAAATATAATTTCATACATGTGACCGTTAGAAGATAAGGGAGGAAAATAGTCTGCTCACCGTGACCTCAGCATATTCTGTTTGGGTTGGACCTGTAAGTACATGGTGAGTATCACTTCTCTTTCAGAGTGCCAGTAAAAGACTGTACGGCCTCTGTACCTGTACAAATGTCTCTTTACCTGCTGCTGTTACTTTACAGTATGTTCTCCTATTACAGGAGTttcattttgcctgatgtgtgaaTGATCATTAGTTCATTgatgagaccattagttagttttgaacaaagttaaaagtgttttgaggtgattgttcagttttggaACAAAATTCAAAGGTTTCAAGAATGTAGTTTGAAAAATTACAGTTTTGAGTATTTCAAAAAaggtgttttagcaattgtgaaaaactataatgcctctgtctgtgtctctacaAATGTCTACCTGCTGCTGTTCTTGTTGCACCATCTCGACTCCTTTGTCCATACACATGCttagcagcaccagcagcaacgGCAGTGCCAGCAATCATGACAATTACCAGGGAGATCACAATCATAGATACGAAGGGAGTTTCTGAGGTTATAGCAAGGAAGGGAATACACATGTTATTACCTTTATCACTATGCACCATGACTCTATGCACACTGTACAAATATGTTCTTCAAATATTTCACATATTTATGTTCTCAACCATAATTCATAATTAGTTTTCGttataattaattataataTTGTTgcaattattattttcattgtaACAAATAAATCCCATCTTCATTTTCTCCAGCCCTGATACACAACATCCTCTTCATTGTCAAAATCACGTAATGACCATACGCATATGCAGTGGGAAGAACTCATTTACAATCATTCTGTTGATGACATGGTTTTGGAACACCTCTGTTCTGTATTCAGTTCAGTGTCTCACTGTATTCAGTTCAGTGTCTCAGATGATGTGATTGCCATGGATACACAGATGAATCCAGTGTCTgaacctctccttctctttctcacctGAATTAATTGGACACAGAGGTTTGATTTCCAATGTAGCATGTTTCCAGCTGACTGGGTTGCTATAGTTACAGATGACAACACCTTCTCTGACAGAGATGGTGAGGGTGGAGTCATCGGAGGCTCCTCCCTCTGGAGAGCAGATGCTGCTGTTACAGGTGGAGGTCAGAGAGAGGTCACGACCTCTACATGTCACCATCACATTACAGGAGTCACTGCTGGACCAGTTAGAGACAACAGACTGGACAGGAGCCTCCACTGGatctgaaacacaaacacacacacaaacacacactaattttGAAAGACAGATTTGCATTACAAGATACATTGAAGACATGAATGTATTTGGTATCTTACTACAATGTGAGAAAGGTAAATATGAAATGTTCAATAGCCTTCAGGAAATCATATACTCCTACCCAGAACAGAGAGCTTGTACTCCATCCGAATGTTCTCCTCAGACGTGCTTATTATCTCTCCGCTGTAGAGTCCACTGTCATTCTTCTGCAGATTCTTCACCTCCAGAGAGAAGGTTTCATTGTTGAACTGGACTCTGCCTTCAAGAAAGGATATCTTCAAACGCCTCTTATCAGGAGAGTAGGTCATAATATATCGTTTACCATACTCCCACTTaatact from Sardina pilchardus chromosome 2, fSarPil1.1, whole genome shotgun sequence includes the following:
- the LOC134100719 gene encoding CD48 antigen-like: MCLSVVLLILVNPLHTAGSPTSVFRQTGGSVTLEFHQRRGETDSIKWEYGKRYIMTYSPDKRRLKISFLEGRVQFNNETFSLEVKNLQKNDSGLYSGEIISTSEENIRMEYKLSVLDPVEAPVQSVVSNWSSSDSCNVMVTCRGRDLSLTSTCNSSICSPEGGASDDSTLTISVREGVVICNYSNPVSWKHATLEIKPLCPINSETPFVSMIVISLVIVMIAGTAVAAGAAKHVYGQRSRDGATRTAAGPTQTEYAEVTLSSSPGSPDPAASIYTTVLDREPTAAEESPYDEICLQTLDVDKSSRNPPKNPSSNGERLICQNLQTNDSGLYRGRVSAGQTETKVEHARSILASSTCCMEDPHQPDSSLYATVKRT